A stretch of the Marasmius oreades isolate 03SP1 chromosome 8, whole genome shotgun sequence genome encodes the following:
- a CDS encoding uncharacterized protein (BUSCO:EOG09263B7X), protein MLCRASYCRRLLARSLATEASSSSTAASDLPGFPLPHRQQSSQQTKQRARLHPRPRPSTSHHHSNLPELPPSFGRNQFLPVSNSTRALLESIFAQFNAPIRYAFAYGSGVFEQDGYNLPATPSDPNSPMLDFMFAVTHPDHFHSINMQQHPSHYPLHARTLGSDYASRVQAIGPGVWFNAYVPMKGVTIKYGVTTVDNLCIDLLNWRTLYLAGRMHKPLRIIKDDARVRLTQQVNLTSAIRAALLTLPAEFSEIELFERIAGISYAGDPRMILPTENRNKAGNIVRKQAPQFKELYHRLAIGLPGLHWPAHLSTIKQDTSPLAKSAHLRKLPSGLLSRVERHFGSREGKPSREKEEGLYWVKLAEDEKLGERVKKEMAAIVRAPATVQSLKGIVTAGVGKSMRYTLAKVSKWWNSKGSSKTSS, encoded by the exons ATGTTGTGCAGGGCATCTTACTGTCGCAGACTCTTAGCTCGCTCATTGGCCACAGAggcttcctcatcctccacTGCGGCCTCGGATCTCCCAGGTTTTCCTCTACCGCATCGACAACAATCATCTCAACAGACTAAGCAACGGGCACGACTAcaccctcgtcctcgtccttcAACCTCTCATCACCATTCCAACCTTCCAGAGTTACCCCCTTCATTTGGTCGAAACCAATTCCTTCCAGTATCCAACTCAACTCGCGCTCTTTTAGAATCTATCTTTGCCCAGTTCAACGCACCGATTCGTTACGCATTTGCGTATGGCTCGGGAGTGTTTGAACAGGATGGGTACAACTTGCCTGCAACTCCCAGTGACCCCAATTCACCCATGCTTGATTTCATGTTTGCAGTGACTCATCCCGACCATTTCCATTCGATCAATATGCAGCAGCATCCCAGTCATTATCCTCTACATGCTCGGACATTGGGATCGGATTATGCTTCCAGAGTTCAAGCCATCGGACCTGGTGTCTGGTTCAACGCTTATGTGCCCATGAAAGGTGTT ACAATCAAATACGGCGTTACGACTGTCGACAACCTTTGTATTGACCTCCTGAACTGGAGAACACTTTACCTCGCAGGCCGGATGCACAAACCACTACGAATCATCAAAGACGACGCCCGCGTACGACTTACTCAACAAGTCAACCTCACATCTGCTATTCGTGCCGCTCTTCTTACTCTTCCCGCCGAATTCAGTGAGATAGAATTGTTCGAGCGTATAGCTGGGATTAGTTATGCAGGTGACCCGAGGATGATATTACCCACGGAAAACCGCAACAAAGCCGGCAATATTGTGAGGAAGCAGGCCCCTCAATTCAAGGAACTGTACCATCGACTGGCGATTGGGCTTCCCGGCTTGCATTGGCCGGCTCATTTGTCGACAATCAAGCAAGATACCAGTCCTCTTGCGAAATCGGCCCATTTGAGGAAGCTTCCTTCGGGTTTACTAAGCCGCGTTGAGAGGCACTTTGGATCTCGTGAGGGTAAACCCTCACGAGAGAAAGAGGAAGGTTTGTATTGGGTCAAGCTAGCTGAAGATGAGAAATTGGGAGAGAGGGTGAAGAAAG AAATGGCAGCCATTGTGCGTGCACCTGCAACAGTACAGTCGCTAAAAGGGATCGTCACTGCAGGGGTTGGAAAGAGCATGCGGTACACGCTCGCGAAGGTGAGCAAGTGGTGGAACAGCAAAGGTAGCAGCAAGACGTCCTCGTGA
- a CDS encoding uncharacterized protein (BUSCO:EOG09263817), with product MNRRQGTSARPASSEEIDCWSHAATSLTALAEIYSKSATQETIGRLNRLISVWPSDDIIPAEGFDNLRTNYKKLVSALDEIQNTSKEEIQAIEGAMEHLDVLIALRKAPETVSQDKRNKRPRPSSPSTTPGPVPQQSAGASRGVSITLPARSSPMPGFSREPKARREALAKQLPLKEGRKVAFHPPPAKGASAADSEDQWILAVVTKCIHADKNRYEVHDPEPQDNGEPGLHYNTTLRNLIPLPDTGAPHGSPSSLSAYREFPVGSTVMALYPDTSVFYRAEVVATPQDLKPAGKANTTYMPAYKVKFEDDDNQEHLVAAQWVVEWPGT from the exons ATGAACAGAAGGCAAGGTACTTCCGCCCGTCCCGCATCATCAGAAG AAATTGATTGCTGGTCGCACGCAGCAACGTCTCTTACTGCGCTAGCTGAAATATACAGTAAATCAGCTACGCAAGAAACCATTGGACGACTCAATCGTCTCATCTCAGTTTGGCCGTCAGACGATATCATACCTGCCGAAGGCTTCGATAATTTGAGAACAAACTACAAGAAACTAGTCTCTGCACTGGACGAAATCCAGAATACATCCAAAGAGGAAATACA GGCTATTGAAGGTGCAATGGAACACCTAGATGTTCTCATAGCTCTCAGGAAAGCACCGGAAACTGTTTCACAAG ACAAGAGGAATAAACGCCCGAGACCCTCCTCTCCTTCTACAACTCCTGGGCCTGTACCACAGCAGTCCGCTGGTGCAAGTCGTGGCGTTTCAATAACACTTCCTGCTCGCTCGTCTCCTATGCCAGGCTTCTCTCGGGAACCCAAAGCTCGGCGGGAAGCCCTAGCAAAACAGCTTCCCCTGAAGGAGGGTCGGAAGGTAGCCTTCCACCCACCCCCTGCCAAAGGTGCATCCGCTGCCGACTCTGAAGACCAATGGATCCTGGCAGTGGTTACAAAATGTATTCATGCCGATAAAAATCG GTATGAAGTACATGACCCAGAACCCCAGGATAACGGAGAGCCAGGACT TCATTATAACACGACGCTTCGCAATCTTATACCCCTACCCGACACAGGTGCTCCTCATGGCAGCCCTTCCAGTTTATCTGCCTACCGAGAATTCCCTGTGGGCTCAACAGTGATGGCTTTATATCCTGATACCAGCGTTTTTTATCGTGCTGAGGTGGTTGCGACACCTCAAGATCTCAAACCGGCCGGAAAA GCTAATACAACTTATATGCCTGCCTACAAGGTCAAGTTTGAGGACGATGATAATCAGGAGCATCTGGTGGCAGCTCAGTGGGTAGTCGAATGGCCAGGAACTTGA
- a CDS encoding uncharacterized protein (BUSCO:EOG09263817), translated as MNFFKTVHSFFYSEILGAFLDKRNKRPRPSSPSTTPGPVPQQSAGASRGVSITLPARSSPMPGFSREPKARREALAKQLPLKEGRKVAFHPPPAKGASAADSEDQWILAVVTKCIHADKNRYEVHDPEPQDNGEPGLHYNTTLRNLIPLPDTGAPHGSPSSLSAYREFPVGSTVMALYPDTSVFYRAEVVATPQDLKPAGKANTTYMPAYKVKFEDDDNQEHLVAAQWVVEWPGT; from the exons ATGAATTTTTTTAAAACGGTTCACTCATTTTTTTATTCTGAGATTCTCGGTGCATTCCTAGACAAGAGGAATAAACGCCCGAGACCCTCCTCTCCTTCTACAACTCCTGGGCCTGTACCACAGCAGTCCGCTGGTGCAAGTCGTGGCGTTTCAATAACACTTCCTGCTCGCTCGTCTCCTATGCCAGGCTTCTCTCGGGAACCCAAAGCTCGGCGGGAAGCCCTAGCAAAACAGCTTCCCCTGAAGGAGGGTCGGAAGGTAGCCTTCCACCCACCCCCTGCCAAAGGTGCATCCGCTGCCGACTCTGAAGACCAATGGATCCTGGCAGTGGTTACAAAATGTATTCATGCCGATAAAAATCG GTATGAAGTACATGACCCAGAACCCCAGGATAACGGAGAGCCAGGACT TCATTATAACACGACGCTTCGCAATCTTATACCCCTACCCGACACAGGTGCTCCTCATGGCAGCCCTTCCAGTTTATCTGCCTACCGAGAATTCCCTGTGGGCTCAACAGTGATGGCTTTATATCCTGATACCAGCGTTTTTTATCGTGCTGAGGTGGTTGCGACACCTCAAGATCTCAAACCGGCCGGAAAA GCTAATACAACTTATATGCCTGCCTACAAGGTCAAGTTTGAGGACGATGATAATCAGGAGCATCTGGTGGCAGCTCAGTGGGTAGTCGAATGGCCAGGAACTTGA